In Pseudomonadales bacterium, the sequence CTTGACCGGCAGCAGGGCCAGCCGCATCTTCATGCCGATCTTCCAGTCACCCATCTCGCCGCGAATGATCGACTGGATGCGGGTGCCACACGGCAGGTCGATCTGGCCGACGCCATGGCCGCCGCCGTCGGAGGACTGGGTCGAACCGATCATCTTCATGCGCACGTAGGTCCAGGAGTAGAGCTCGCCTTCGGTCGGCAGTTCGACCTTCTGCACCGGCTCGGAGGTGACCGGGCAGAGCTTGCGCTGGGGGTAGTAGGTGTTACCGGTCGAGGGACTGAAGGAGCCGAGCAGCACTGGCCTGCCCCCCTCTTTGATAACGAAGTAGCCTTCCTCTATTGGCTTTTGGGTCATGGGCCATCCTCATCTTATTGTTGGATTGCTGAATCGGGGCGCAGCTATTCTAGCCAGTGCGGCAGTCGGGCGAAACCACCTTGGCCGTTGTGCTGCTCAAGGGTCGGCGGCGAGTGTTTCCAGTTGCATGCTCGCTGCCATCCACTGCTCTTCCTGCTCGGTCAGCGCGCTGCGCAGATGCTGCTGCTGCTGCGACAGTTGCCGGAGTCTGGCGACATGTTCGCCACCGTAGAGCTCGGGCTCGGCGAGTTGCTGCTCGATCTGGGCCAGTTGTCGACCGAGGCGATCGATTTCGGCTTCGATTTTCTTCACCTGCTGTCGCAGCGGCGCCTGCTGCTGGCGCAGGGCGGCCCCGTTCTGCCGCGAGGCCCGTCTGGAGGCGCCATCGGCCGCTGGCGCGCTGCCATCGCCGCTGCGTGAACTGGCAAGGTGGCGGGCATAGTCGTCGAGATCACCCTCGAAAAGGGTCGCCCGTCCCGCTTCGATCAACCAGAATTCGGCGGCACAGCTCTCGAGC encodes:
- a CDS encoding OB-fold domain-containing protein gives rise to the protein MTQKPIEEGYFVIKEGGRPVLLGSFSPSTGNTYYPQRKLCPVTSEPVQKVELPTEGELYSWTYVRMKMIGSTQSSDGGGHGVGQIDLPCGTRIQSIIRGEMGDWKIGMKMRLALLPVKRDGDVELCSYCFEPVQA